Proteins encoded in a region of the Actinomycetes bacterium genome:
- a CDS encoding SDR family NAD(P)-dependent oxidoreductase encodes MDDFAGLVAVVTGGASGIGAATTTLLTQRGARVVVLDRGIGDAAGVGMWALALDCDVSDRDAVQRSIERVVAELGGLDVLVNNAGIGAQGDVTANGDDEWRHVFDVNVLGIAHCSAAAVPYLRESGHAAVVNTSSVLAVLGVPGRVLYAATKGAVLALTLAMAADHVREGIRVNAVAPGTADTPWVARLLADAADPTAAAAALRARQPIGRLVTAEEVAHAIAYLASPLSGSTTGTVLGVDGGMAALRLPS; translated from the coding sequence ATGGACGACTTCGCGGGGCTGGTGGCCGTGGTCACCGGGGGTGCCAGCGGGATCGGGGCGGCGACCACGACGCTGCTGACCCAGCGCGGGGCCAGGGTGGTCGTGCTCGACCGCGGGATCGGCGACGCGGCCGGGGTGGGCATGTGGGCGCTGGCGCTGGACTGCGACGTCAGCGACCGGGACGCCGTCCAGCGGTCGATCGAGCGGGTGGTCGCCGAGCTGGGCGGCCTCGACGTACTGGTCAACAACGCCGGCATCGGCGCTCAAGGCGACGTGACGGCGAACGGGGACGACGAGTGGCGGCACGTCTTCGACGTGAACGTCCTGGGCATCGCGCACTGCTCGGCGGCGGCCGTTCCGTACCTGCGGGAGTCCGGGCACGCCGCGGTCGTCAACACGTCGTCCGTGCTCGCCGTTCTGGGGGTGCCCGGCCGGGTGCTGTACGCGGCGACCAAGGGAGCGGTCCTCGCGCTGACCCTGGCGATGGCGGCCGACCACGTGCGGGAGGGCATCCGGGTCAACGCGGTCGCCCCCGGGACCGCGGACACCCCCTGGGTGGCGCGGCTGCTGGCGGACGCGGCGGACCCGACGGCGGCCGCCGCAGCCCTGCGCGCCCGCCAGCCGATCGGGCGGTTGGTCACGGCGGAGGAGGTCGCCCACGCGATCGCCTACCTAGCCAGCCCGCTGTCGGGGTCGACGACCGGCACGGTGCTCGGCGTGGACGGCGGGATGGCCGCGCTGCGGCTGCCGAGCTGA
- a CDS encoding alcohol dehydrogenase catalytic domain-containing protein yields MRAFVVTGPRQAAVADVDPPVAGPGQVVVDVERVGVCGTDVEFFTGEMAYLHQGHAAYPIRLGHEWCGQVSTVGEGVETSWLGRRVTGDTMLGCGRCSRCLGGRQHLCEDRFEIGIRGGWPGALAEQLLVPASALHALPDSVDAVAGAMVEPGGNALRAAQAAQPDEGKRVLVYGPGTIGLLSVQFALAYGAEVHVVGHEDARLALATELGAHGAWTPESLPILAFDAVIDATNSTDVPAAALERVEPGGRVVYIGLSGQPSLVDTRTMVLKDVTAVGILSASPGLDGAIDLYASGRVRPHPLVAATVTLDAVGDVLAGWRPVDAGPGPKIHIVP; encoded by the coding sequence GTGCGCGCGTTCGTCGTCACCGGTCCCCGGCAGGCAGCCGTCGCGGACGTCGATCCGCCGGTGGCCGGACCCGGCCAGGTGGTCGTCGACGTGGAGCGGGTCGGTGTCTGCGGCACTGATGTCGAGTTCTTCACCGGCGAGATGGCCTACCTGCACCAGGGCCACGCCGCGTACCCGATCCGGCTGGGGCACGAGTGGTGCGGCCAGGTCTCGACGGTGGGTGAGGGCGTCGAGACCTCCTGGCTGGGCCGGCGGGTCACCGGCGACACGATGCTCGGCTGCGGTCGGTGCTCCCGCTGCCTCGGTGGGCGGCAGCACCTGTGCGAGGACCGCTTCGAGATCGGGATCCGGGGTGGCTGGCCGGGGGCCCTGGCCGAGCAGCTGCTGGTTCCCGCCTCGGCGCTGCACGCGCTGCCCGACTCGGTCGACGCGGTGGCCGGCGCGATGGTTGAGCCTGGCGGCAACGCGCTGCGGGCCGCCCAGGCGGCCCAGCCGGACGAGGGCAAGCGGGTCCTCGTGTACGGCCCCGGCACCATCGGGCTGCTCAGCGTGCAGTTCGCCCTGGCGTACGGGGCCGAGGTGCACGTGGTGGGACATGAGGACGCCCGGCTGGCGCTGGCCACCGAGCTGGGCGCCCATGGAGCCTGGACGCCGGAGAGCCTGCCGATACTGGCCTTCGACGCGGTCATCGACGCGACCAACTCGACCGACGTCCCGGCGGCGGCCCTCGAGCGGGTCGAGCCGGGTGGCCGGGTCGTGTACATCGGGCTGTCCGGCCAGCCCAGCCTGGTCGACACCCGCACGATGGTGCTCAAGGATGTGACCGCCGTCGGCATCCTCAGCGCGTCCCCCGGGCTGGACGGGGCCATCGACCTCTACGCCAGCGGCCGGGTGCGGCCGCACCCGCTGGTGGCCGCCACCGTCACGCTGGACGCCGTCGGGGACGTCTTGGCCGGATGGCGCCCGGTGGACGCCGGACCCGGTCCCAAGATCCACATCGTTCCGTAG